From one Allorhizobium ampelinum S4 genomic stretch:
- a CDS encoding ABC transporter permease, which translates to MTQLNGTPSTAPVVRRHRSFGYRINAVGIAGLTVIAAWALVAIFAPLLIPHPVGEIVDFDYFGPMSNTLWLGSDYLGRDMLSRIIMGARYTVGISLAAVTIACFSGVVLGMIAAVAGGWIDTVLSRFLDAMNSIPSKLFGLVVVAAVGSSIPVLVITLSVIYTPGAYRFARALAVNINAMDFISVARIRGETIFYIIRSEILPNITGPVLADFGLRFVFIVLLLSGLSFLGLGVQPPNADWGALVRENIGGLPFAAPAVIFPSLAIASLTISVNMLIDNLPRKIRDRSA; encoded by the coding sequence ATGACGCAACTGAACGGCACGCCATCAACAGCACCAGTCGTCCGCAGACATCGGTCATTCGGCTATCGCATCAACGCCGTTGGCATTGCCGGTCTCACCGTTATTGCTGCCTGGGCATTGGTGGCGATCTTCGCGCCCCTGCTCATTCCCCATCCAGTCGGTGAGATCGTCGATTTCGACTATTTCGGGCCGATGAGCAACACGCTCTGGCTGGGCTCCGACTATCTCGGTCGGGACATGCTGTCGCGTATCATCATGGGTGCGCGCTACACGGTCGGCATTTCGCTGGCCGCCGTCACTATCGCCTGTTTTTCCGGCGTTGTGCTTGGCATGATCGCCGCCGTCGCCGGTGGCTGGATCGATACCGTGCTCAGCCGCTTTCTCGATGCGATGAACTCCATTCCCAGCAAGCTTTTCGGTCTGGTGGTGGTCGCTGCCGTCGGATCGTCGATCCCGGTTCTGGTCATCACCCTGTCGGTGATCTACACGCCCGGCGCCTATCGATTTGCCCGGGCGCTTGCCGTCAACATCAATGCCATGGATTTCATCAGCGTCGCACGCATCCGGGGCGAGACTATTTTCTACATCATCCGCTCTGAAATCCTGCCGAATATTACCGGACCGGTGCTGGCGGATTTTGGGCTGCGCTTTGTCTTCATCGTTTTGCTACTCTCGGGGCTTTCGTTTCTGGGCCTCGGTGTCCAGCCGCCCAATGCCGATTGGGGCGCATTGGTGCGTGAAAATATCGGCGGCCTGCCCTTTGCGGCACCAGCGGTGATTTTCCCGTCGCTGGCGATTGCCAGCCTGACGATCAGCGTCAACATGCTGATCGATAATCTTCCCCGCAAGATCCGCGACAGGAGTGCATGA
- a CDS encoding ABC transporter permease, which produces MCVNARAFSLVVNRLMIALITLIIVSLAVFMATALLPGDTATMLLGQAATPEAVEGLRRAMHLNDPAILRFLRWATGLLQGDLGTSYANNMPIAELISGRLVNSMKLAGITALLAVPIALTLGITSAMLRGSLYDRCVTVVTIGVISVPEFMIATSAVLLFAVYLKWLPALSFANEVHTFAGLVRVYAMPVITLTFGVSAQMIRMTRAAVIETLDTPYVEMALLKGASRRRIVLRHALPNALGPIVNAMALSLSYLIGGVIIVETIFNYPGIAKLMVDAVATRDLPLIQSCAMIFCVGYLVLITIADIVSILSNPRLR; this is translated from the coding sequence ATGTGCGTGAACGCCCGAGCCTTTTCCCTTGTTGTCAACAGGCTGATGATCGCCCTGATCACCTTGATCATCGTGTCGCTGGCCGTTTTCATGGCGACTGCGCTCTTGCCAGGCGATACGGCGACCATGCTGCTCGGTCAGGCCGCGACACCGGAAGCCGTCGAGGGCCTGCGTCGGGCCATGCATCTCAACGATCCCGCAATCTTGCGTTTCCTGCGTTGGGCAACGGGCTTGTTGCAAGGCGATCTCGGCACGTCCTATGCCAATAACATGCCGATTGCTGAGCTGATTTCCGGCCGTCTGGTCAATTCCATGAAGCTTGCCGGCATTACCGCCCTCCTGGCTGTTCCCATCGCACTGACGCTGGGTATTACCTCGGCCATGCTGCGCGGCTCTCTCTATGACCGCTGCGTCACCGTGGTGACCATTGGGGTGATTTCCGTGCCGGAATTCATGATTGCCACCTCTGCCGTTCTGCTGTTTGCGGTCTATCTGAAATGGCTGCCAGCGCTGTCCTTTGCCAATGAGGTTCACACATTTGCTGGCCTGGTGCGCGTCTATGCCATGCCCGTCATCACCCTGACCTTCGGCGTTTCAGCCCAGATGATCCGCATGACCCGGGCAGCTGTGATCGAAACCCTCGATACGCCCTATGTGGAAATGGCGTTGCTGAAAGGCGCCTCACGCCGCCGCATCGTGCTGCGCCATGCGCTGCCCAATGCGCTGGGGCCAATCGTCAATGCCATGGCGCTATCACTGTCCTATCTGATCGGCGGGGTCATTATCGTCGAGACGATCTTCAACTATCCCGGCATTGCCAAGCTGATGGTCGATGCCGTCGCCACCCGTGACCTGCCGCTGATCCAGAGCTGCGCGATGATCTTCTGCGTCGGCTATCTCGTGTTGATCACCATTGCCGATATCGTTTCCATTCTCTCCAATCCGAGGCTGCGATGA